The Haloarcula sp. CBA1127 genomic interval TGTGGCTGACTGCGCCGCTGGACGTACGCGCCGACCGCATCGCGACACGGGAAAACAAGCCCTTCGAACAGGCAAAGACCGAAACCCGGGAGCGTGGCGACAGCGAGGCCCAGCGCTACAGCGACTACTACGACATCGACTTCGACGACCTCGCTATCTACGACCTGTCGGTCAACACCGCTCGCTGGGACCCACAGGGAGTCCTGAGCGTGACCCTCCACGCTGTCGAATCATACAGCCCCGATGGCGACGAGGGGAAGGCACCGGTCGAGAACGTCCGGTACGAGTTCTGAGCCGATGACACTCCGTGCCCCGCCCGACGAACGGGACCTCGATTCGCTTCGCTCGTTCGGCGTCGTCAACCTCGATAAGCCACCGGGCCCGTCAGCCCATCAGGTCGCGGCCTGGATTCGCGACGCCACTGGCCAGGACCGGGTCGCCCACGGCGGAACGCTCGACCCAAAGGTGACCGGCTGTCTGCCCGTGTTGCTCGGCGACGCCGCTCGGATGGCGCAAGTGTTCGACAACGCCGTCAAGGAGTACGTGACGGTGCTCGAACTCCACGACCAAGCGCCGGCCGATATTGCAGATATCGTCGCCGAGTTCGAGACAGACATCTATCAGAAACCTCCTCGA includes:
- the cmk gene encoding (d)CMP kinase; this translates as MLITVSGPAGSGKSTLAKSLADALNYEHVSGGDIFRSLAEERGMTPLELNKAAEEDDQIDRDLDRRLRDIAAERDDLVLESRLAGWMAGEYADMKLWLTAPLDVRADRIATRENKPFEQAKTETRERGDSEAQRYSDYYDIDFDDLAIYDLSVNTARWDPQGVLSVTLHAVESYSPDGDEGKAPVENVRYEF